In one window of Polaromonas naphthalenivorans CJ2 DNA:
- the pstB gene encoding phosphate ABC transporter ATP-binding protein PstB, with protein sequence MDTLTATREKSKISVNNLNFYYGKFHALKNINLEIPENKVTAFIGPSGCGKSTLLRIFNRMYELYPEQRAQGEVMLDGTNLLTSKEDVALLRAKVGMVFQKPTPFPMSIYDNIAFGVKLFENLNASDMDERVEWALRKAALWTEVKDKLNQSGASLSGGQQQRLCIARGIAIKPEVLLLDEPCSALDPISTAKVEELIAELKDDYTVVIVTHNMQQAARCSDYTAYMYLGDLVEFGATEDIFFKPKRKETEDYITGRFG encoded by the coding sequence ATGGATACCCTGACCGCAACCCGTGAAAAATCTAAAATTTCAGTCAACAACCTGAATTTTTACTACGGCAAATTCCATGCCCTCAAGAACATCAACCTTGAAATTCCCGAGAACAAGGTGACGGCTTTCATCGGCCCTTCGGGCTGCGGAAAATCGACCCTGTTGCGGATTTTCAACCGCATGTACGAGCTGTACCCCGAGCAGCGGGCGCAAGGCGAAGTGATGCTGGATGGCACCAACCTGCTGACTTCCAAGGAAGACGTGGCGCTGCTTCGGGCCAAGGTCGGCATGGTGTTCCAGAAACCGACACCGTTCCCGATGTCGATTTACGACAACATTGCGTTCGGCGTGAAGCTGTTTGAAAACCTCAATGCTTCCGACATGGACGAGCGGGTCGAATGGGCCTTGCGCAAGGCCGCTTTGTGGACCGAGGTCAAGGACAAGCTCAACCAGAGCGGCGCCAGCCTGTCGGGCGGCCAGCAGCAGCGGCTGTGCATTGCCCGGGGCATCGCCATCAAGCCCGAAGTGCTGCTGCTCGACGAGCCCTGCTCGGCACTGGACCCGATTTCGACCGCCAAGGTCGAGGAGCTGATTGCCGAGCTGAAAGACGACTACACCGTGGTCATCGTGACGCACAACATGCAGCAGGCCGCGCGCTGCAGCGACTACACGGCCTACATGTATCTGGGCGATCTGGTGGAGTTCGGCGCCACCGAAGACATCTTCTTCAAGCCCAAGCGCAAGGAAACCGAAGACTACATCACCGGCCGTTTCGGCTGA
- the phoB gene encoding phosphate regulon transcriptional regulator PhoB translates to MKHLPRVLIVEDEPAIAELIQVNLKHGGFIPVLAYDSVAAQRELDTMLPDVILLDWMLPGQSGLSLARLWRKQERTRSIPILMLTARGDEPDKVAGLDAGADDYITKPFSTQELLARIRAVLRRRAPESQGDSVTVGALVLDAATHRIAWQGQDLKLGPTEFKLLHYLMKHPERVHSRSSLLDKVWGDHVFIEERTVDVHVKRLREALGAAGAMVETVRGAGYRLTGVVAKTPAATAASAGS, encoded by the coding sequence ATGAAACACCTGCCACGCGTATTGATTGTTGAAGATGAACCGGCCATTGCCGAACTGATTCAGGTCAACCTGAAGCACGGCGGCTTCATTCCGGTGCTGGCCTACGACAGCGTGGCGGCCCAGCGCGAACTGGACACCATGCTGCCCGACGTGATTTTGCTCGACTGGATGCTGCCGGGCCAGAGCGGCCTGAGCCTGGCACGCCTCTGGCGCAAGCAGGAACGGACCCGAAGTATTCCGATCCTGATGCTGACGGCGCGCGGCGACGAGCCCGACAAGGTGGCCGGGCTGGACGCCGGCGCCGACGACTACATCACCAAGCCTTTTTCCACGCAGGAGCTGCTGGCCCGCATCCGCGCCGTGCTGCGCCGCCGCGCGCCCGAGTCGCAGGGCGACAGCGTGACCGTTGGCGCACTGGTGCTTGATGCCGCCACCCACCGCATTGCCTGGCAGGGCCAGGACCTCAAGCTGGGGCCGACCGAGTTCAAGCTGCTGCACTACCTGATGAAGCATCCGGAAAGGGTGCACAGCCGCAGCAGCCTGCTCGACAAGGTCTGGGGCGACCATGTGTTCATTGAAGAGCGCACGGTCGATGTGCATGTCAAGCGCCTGCGCGAGGCGCTGGGCGCGGCCGGCGCCATGGTGGAAACCGTTCGTGGGGCCGGCTACCGGCTGACGGGCGTGGTTGCAAAAACTCCTGCTGCTACGGCGGCATCTGCGGGGTCATGA
- a CDS encoding Ppx/GppA phosphatase family protein: protein MQNGTLLAAVDLGSNSFRLEIGRLDHGRIHRIEYLKETVRQGNGLDADRNLSPDAMQRGWDCLARFGERLAGFRKEQVRAVATQTLREALNREEFISRGQKLLGFPIDVIAGREEARLIYQGVAHLLPQSSERRLVVDIGGRSTEMILGQGLDAHTLESYRVGSVAWSMRYFPQGLFSARAFELAEIAAKAVLDEAMTAYRPQAWDAAYGSSGTIGAVSEVLAAAGWQPDVVTREGLDWLLDRLIKAQSADRIKIEGMKEERRAVIGGGISVLRAVFDLLGIEKMQAAQGALRHGVLYDLVERDEDLTDLRTTSVQRLAHNFNTDRVQAERLSQVAQHLFVMAGSSLPKAESASLQHQLGWAAQLHEVGSQISHTYYHKHGAYILDNADAPGFAVHEMHRLSLLVLGHRGKLRKLEADFEDRLFVQQLLCLRLAVILCHARRDPDLKGLQLEWDTDPGRRFMLTCRPGWAEAFPQSAHLLREEMLSWQKTPWTLHAAGL from the coding sequence ATGCAAAACGGAACACTGCTTGCCGCTGTGGACTTGGGGTCCAACAGCTTTCGCCTTGAAATAGGCCGCCTTGACCATGGCCGCATCCACCGGATCGAGTACCTCAAGGAAACCGTGCGCCAGGGCAACGGCCTGGACGCCGACCGCAACCTGTCGCCAGATGCCATGCAGCGCGGCTGGGACTGCCTGGCGCGCTTTGGCGAACGGCTGGCGGGATTCAGGAAAGAGCAGGTCCGGGCGGTGGCCACGCAAACCCTGCGCGAGGCCCTCAACCGCGAGGAATTCATCAGTCGCGGCCAAAAACTGCTCGGTTTTCCGATTGACGTGATTGCCGGCCGCGAGGAAGCCCGCCTGATCTACCAGGGCGTGGCCCATTTGCTGCCGCAGTCCAGCGAGCGGCGCCTGGTGGTCGATATCGGCGGGCGCTCGACCGAAATGATCCTCGGTCAGGGCCTGGATGCGCATACGCTGGAGTCTTACCGCGTGGGCAGCGTGGCCTGGTCGATGCGCTATTTTCCCCAGGGGCTGTTCAGCGCCCGGGCTTTCGAGCTGGCCGAAATTGCCGCCAAGGCGGTGCTTGACGAAGCCATGACGGCCTATCGCCCGCAGGCCTGGGATGCCGCTTACGGCTCGTCAGGAACCATAGGCGCGGTCAGCGAAGTGCTGGCCGCAGCGGGCTGGCAGCCCGATGTGGTCACCCGCGAAGGCCTGGACTGGCTGCTGGACCGCCTGATCAAGGCGCAAAGCGCCGACCGGATCAAGATCGAAGGCATGAAGGAAGAGCGCCGGGCCGTCATTGGCGGCGGCATCAGCGTGCTCAGGGCGGTGTTTGACCTGCTGGGCATTGAGAAAATGCAGGCGGCGCAGGGCGCGCTGCGCCACGGCGTGCTGTATGACCTGGTGGAGCGGGACGAAGACCTGACGGATTTGCGCACCACCAGCGTGCAGCGCCTGGCCCACAACTTCAATACCGACCGCGTGCAGGCCGAGCGGCTCAGCCAGGTGGCGCAGCACCTGTTCGTGATGGCCGGCAGCAGCCTGCCCAAGGCGGAATCGGCCAGCCTGCAGCACCAGCTCGGATGGGCCGCGCAGCTGCATGAAGTCGGCAGCCAGATTTCACACACCTACTACCACAAGCACGGCGCCTATATTCTGGACAATGCCGACGCGCCCGGCTTTGCCGTGCACGAGATGCATCGCCTGAGCCTGCTGGTGCTCGGCCACCGGGGCAAGCTGCGCAAGCTGGAGGCTGATTTTGAAGACCGGCTGTTTGTCCAGCAGTTGCTGTGCCTGCGCCTGGCCGTCATCTTGTGCCACGCCCGGCGCGACCCGGACCTCAAGGGCCTGCAACTCGAATGGGACACCGATCCCGGACGGCGCTTCATGCTGACCTGCCGGCCAGGCTGGGCGGAAGCTTTTCCCCAGTCGGCTCATTTGCTGCGGGAAGAAATGCTGTCCTGGCAAAAGACACCCTGGACCTTGCACGCTGCCGGCCTGTAA
- a CDS encoding SixA phosphatase family protein: MDLILWRHAEAEDLPEGVVDAQRDLERKLTSRGEKQAARMAEWLDRQLPGSARTLVSPARRCEQTALALGRKFKTRVELAPGAAPEDVLELVQWPLSKTPVLVIGHQPTLGQVIARLLGLVDSDCAIKKGALWWLRTRERDGQVQAVVVTVQSPELL, translated from the coding sequence ATGGACCTGATTTTGTGGCGTCACGCCGAAGCGGAAGACCTGCCTGAAGGCGTTGTGGATGCGCAAAGAGACCTTGAACGCAAGCTGACCTCGCGCGGGGAAAAGCAGGCCGCGCGCATGGCCGAATGGCTGGACCGGCAGTTGCCCGGCAGTGCCCGCACCCTGGTAAGCCCGGCGCGGCGCTGCGAGCAGACCGCGCTGGCGCTGGGGCGAAAATTCAAGACCCGAGTCGAACTGGCGCCGGGCGCCGCGCCCGAAGACGTGCTGGAACTGGTGCAGTGGCCGCTGAGCAAGACGCCGGTGCTGGTGATTGGCCACCAGCCCACGCTGGGGCAGGTCATTGCCCGGCTGCTGGGGCTGGTTGACTCCGACTGCGCCATCAAGAAAGGCGCGTTGTGGTGGCTGCGCACCCGCGAACGCGATGGCCAGGTGCAGGCTGTCGTGGTGACGGTTCAGTCGCCCGAACTGCTTTAA
- the pstS gene encoding phosphate ABC transporter substrate-binding protein PstS, producing MQSTLKASMTVTLGAALMSFATLSAAQDVTGAGATFPAPLYSKWAADYNKATNIKINYQSVGSGAGIRQIEAKTVDFGASDMPLKDDELAKKGLMQFPTVIGGVVPVVNIKGIAPGQLKLTGQVLGDIYLGKITKWSDPAIKALNPTLPLPDVAIAPVRRADGSGTSFIFTNYLSKVNAEWKAKVGEGTAVNWPVGAGGKGNEGVAAFVGRLPNSIGYLEYAYIKQNKLTFAQMKNAAGNFVSPEDTAFKAAAAGAEWSKSFYQILTEQPGKDAWPITGATFILMQKVQEKPAQAATSLKFFEWAYKNGDQTADTLDYVPMPANVKLIVEKAWGEIKDASGKAVAYK from the coding sequence ATGCAATCAACTCTCAAAGCTTCGATGACCGTGACCCTGGGCGCTGCCCTGATGTCGTTTGCCACGCTGTCGGCTGCGCAGGATGTCACGGGCGCCGGCGCCACCTTCCCGGCACCGCTTTATTCCAAATGGGCCGCCGATTACAACAAGGCGACCAACATCAAGATCAACTACCAGTCGGTAGGCTCCGGCGCTGGTATTCGTCAAATTGAAGCCAAGACCGTGGATTTTGGTGCATCGGACATGCCGCTGAAGGATGACGAGCTGGCTAAAAAAGGGTTGATGCAGTTCCCCACCGTCATTGGTGGCGTGGTGCCCGTGGTGAACATCAAGGGTATTGCCCCAGGTCAGCTTAAGTTGACGGGCCAGGTTCTGGGTGACATCTACCTCGGCAAGATCACCAAGTGGAGCGATCCGGCCATCAAGGCGCTGAACCCCACCCTGCCTTTGCCTGATGTGGCGATTGCGCCAGTGCGCCGCGCCGATGGTTCGGGCACCAGCTTTATCTTTACCAATTACCTGAGCAAGGTGAATGCCGAGTGGAAAGCCAAAGTGGGCGAGGGTACGGCCGTCAACTGGCCTGTGGGCGCGGGCGGCAAGGGTAATGAGGGTGTGGCTGCGTTTGTGGGCCGGCTGCCCAACTCGATTGGCTACCTTGAATACGCTTACATCAAACAAAACAAGCTGACTTTTGCGCAGATGAAAAATGCCGCCGGCAACTTTGTTTCGCCCGAAGACACGGCTTTCAAGGCCGCAGCCGCTGGCGCCGAATGGTCCAAGAGCTTCTACCAGATCCTGACCGAGCAGCCCGGCAAGGATGCCTGGCCCATCACCGGCGCGACCTTCATCCTGATGCAGAAAGTCCAGGAAAAACCGGCCCAGGCCGCTACGTCGCTCAAGTTCTTCGAGTGGGCTTACAAGAATGGCGACCAGACCGCTGACACGCTGGACTATGTACCGATGCCTGCCAATGTGAAGCTCATCGTCGAAAAAGCCTGGGGCGAGATCAAGGACGCTTCGGGTAAAGCCGTCGCCTACAAGTAA
- the phoU gene encoding phosphate signaling complex protein PhoU yields MADKHLSTQFDSELNGVSSRVMELGGLVESQLRLAIYALSQFSAESANQVIETELRVNGMELEIDRELSSIIARRQPTARDLRLLIAISKTTANLERAGDEAAKIARMVKSIIDSGASRTLPSTDLRVAADLASGLLRKALDAFARLDTAAAVSILKEDDQIDAEFDGFVRKLITYMMEDPRTISASLDLLFIAKAIERVGDHAKNIAEFIIYIVKGADVRHSPMDQIESAVKQ; encoded by the coding sequence ATGGCTGACAAACACCTGTCCACCCAGTTTGACAGTGAACTCAACGGGGTATCGTCCCGCGTGATGGAACTCGGCGGCCTGGTCGAATCCCAGTTGCGGCTGGCGATTTATGCGCTGTCGCAGTTCAGCGCCGAAAGCGCCAACCAGGTCATCGAAACCGAGCTTCGCGTCAACGGCATGGAACTGGAGATTGACCGCGAACTGTCGTCCATCATCGCGCGGCGCCAGCCCACGGCGCGCGACCTGCGGCTGCTGATCGCGATTTCAAAAACCACCGCCAATCTGGAACGGGCGGGCGATGAGGCGGCAAAAATCGCCCGCATGGTCAAGTCCATCATCGACAGCGGTGCATCGCGCACGCTGCCATCGACCGATCTGCGGGTGGCTGCCGACCTGGCCTCGGGCCTGTTGCGCAAGGCGCTTGACGCCTTTGCCCGGCTGGACACGGCGGCAGCGGTGTCCATCCTCAAGGAAGACGACCAGATCGATGCCGAATTTGATGGCTTCGTGCGCAAGCTGATCACCTACATGATGGAAGACCCGCGCACCATCTCGGCCAGCCTGGACCTGCTGTTTATCGCCAAGGCCATCGAGCGCGTGGGCGACCATGCCAAGAACATTGCCGAGTTCATCATCTACATCGTCAAGGGCGCCGATGTCCGGCACAGCCCGATGGACCAGATCGAGTCCGCCGTCAAGCAATGA
- a CDS encoding fasciclin domain-containing protein yields the protein MLKRHFIFVLTAVAILSGCASTSLPVSVADTVAAQPQLSTLNGLVVKAGLTDTLKGTGPFTVFAPTNEAFAKVPAKTMQALASDPAKLKAVLTYHVIPGKVMLADVKNGNSKTVNGANLALSRAGDFVTVEEALVQTPDIAASNGVVHVVDSVLLPPASR from the coding sequence ATGCTCAAGCGCCATTTCATATTTGTCCTTACCGCCGTTGCGATCCTTTCCGGCTGTGCCTCGACCTCGCTTCCCGTTTCAGTCGCCGACACCGTGGCTGCACAACCCCAGCTCTCGACCCTGAACGGCCTCGTTGTCAAAGCCGGCCTGACGGACACGCTCAAGGGCACTGGCCCGTTCACGGTTTTTGCGCCCACCAATGAAGCCTTTGCCAAGGTGCCGGCCAAGACCATGCAGGCGCTGGCCAGCGACCCGGCCAAGCTCAAGGCAGTGCTCACCTACCACGTCATTCCCGGCAAGGTCATGCTGGCCGATGTGAAGAACGGCAACAGCAAGACCGTCAACGGCGCCAACCTGGCACTTTCGCGGGCCGGCGACTTCGTGACCGTGGAAGAAGCGCTGGTGCAAACGCCGGACATTGCCGCCAGCAACGGCGTGGTCCATGTCGTGGACAGTGTTCTTTTGCCGCCGGCCAGCCGCTGA
- a CDS encoding ABC transporter substrate-binding protein, whose protein sequence is MLPAPSPLNRRHWLRRAGLLTAGAAATTAGWAQPGKPAASSRSLTVAQLVDFSEAQQDVSKDFLIGSRAAWQDINARGGIRGRPVAHLALETDGTAASVRSALNEAMNNPSCLVLSGSVGDPLASQVAALSRQDGLNIAHAAPWLQNSSLEVDSKTFPIFAARQEQIAHALKNLSVMGVKVLGAVYASAREHAAYHLEVERIAAGMQLQLQSFQGTGDVRLLGQKLTTGTPSVLLFVGGTPELAQFTQGLEKQARQRYIVALADVNLQTLLQMGAARNTPIIATQPVPMVSAALPVVRQYRETLARLFDEPPTPLSLAGFIAARYTFEVLGGIDAPLSRQSVLAGFQQRTSLNLGGFHIAFDARHRSGTYVTQSMMTLDGRLIG, encoded by the coding sequence ATGCTGCCTGCCCCCTCCCCTTTGAATCGCCGCCATTGGCTGCGACGCGCCGGCCTGCTGACGGCGGGCGCCGCCGCGACCACCGCCGGCTGGGCGCAGCCTGGCAAGCCGGCTGCGTCCTCGCGCAGCCTGACGGTGGCCCAGCTGGTGGATTTCTCGGAGGCACAGCAGGATGTGTCCAAGGATTTCCTGATCGGCTCGCGCGCCGCCTGGCAGGACATCAACGCACGCGGCGGCATTCGCGGCCGGCCGGTCGCGCATCTGGCGCTGGAAACCGACGGCACGGCCGCCAGCGTACGCTCCGCCCTCAATGAAGCCATGAACAACCCGTCCTGCCTGGTGCTGTCCGGCAGTGTCGGCGACCCGCTGGCCAGCCAGGTAGCCGCCCTGTCGCGCCAGGACGGCCTGAACATCGCCCATGCCGCGCCCTGGCTGCAAAACTCCAGCCTTGAAGTGGACAGCAAGACCTTCCCGATCTTCGCGGCGCGCCAGGAACAGATCGCCCATGCGCTCAAGAACCTGTCGGTCATGGGCGTCAAAGTTCTGGGCGCCGTGTATGCAAGCGCCCGGGAGCATGCCGCCTATCACCTTGAAGTCGAACGCATCGCGGCCGGCATGCAGTTGCAGCTGCAGTCTTTCCAGGGCACCGGGGATGTGCGCCTGCTGGGCCAGAAGCTCACCACCGGCACGCCCTCCGTGCTGCTGTTCGTGGGCGGCACGCCGGAGCTGGCCCAGTTCACCCAGGGGCTGGAAAAGCAGGCCCGCCAGCGCTACATCGTGGCCCTGGCCGACGTCAACCTGCAAACCCTGCTGCAGATGGGCGCTGCGCGCAACACACCGATCATTGCCACCCAGCCGGTGCCGATGGTCAGCGCCGCCTTGCCGGTCGTGCGGCAGTACCGTGAAACGCTGGCCCGGCTGTTCGACGAACCCCCCACCCCCTTGAGCCTGGCCGGCTTCATTGCTGCCCGCTACACCTTTGAGGTGCTGGGCGGAATCGACGCGCCGCTGAGCCGCCAAAGCGTCCTGGCCGGCTTTCAGCAGCGCACCAGCCTGAACCTCGGCGGGTTTCACATCGCCTTCGACGCCCGGCACCGAAGCGGCACCTACGTGACGCAAAGCATGATGACGCTGGACGGCCGGCTGATCGGCTGA
- the pstC gene encoding phosphate ABC transporter permease subunit PstC, whose amino-acid sequence MTNPPPVKPVKRSPLPDRIFGWAALAAALLTLGLLIAILVSLVIGAWPAISKYGLGFLTNSVWDPVQNEYGGLVMIYGTLATSFIALLIAVPVSFGIALFLTELSPAWLKRSLGTAIELLAAVPSIVYGMWGLLVFGPILATYVQQPLQNMFSEVPYLGALFSGPPVGIGILSAGIILAIMIIPFIASVMRDVFEVTPVLLKESAYGLGATTWEVVSKVVLPYTKAGVMGGIMLGLGRALGETMAVTFVIGNFNQLDSLSLFQAANSITSALANEFAEAGEGLHQASLIYLGLVLFFITFVVLSLSKLLLSQLQKNEGTKS is encoded by the coding sequence ATGACCAATCCTCCCCCTGTGAAACCTGTGAAACGAAGCCCGCTGCCGGACCGGATTTTCGGCTGGGCCGCGCTGGCGGCTGCACTGCTGACGCTGGGGCTCTTGATTGCCATCCTGGTGTCGCTGGTGATCGGTGCCTGGCCGGCCATCAGCAAATATGGCCTTGGCTTTTTGACCAACAGCGTCTGGGACCCGGTGCAAAACGAGTACGGCGGGCTGGTGATGATTTACGGCACTCTGGCCACTTCCTTCATCGCGCTCTTGATCGCCGTGCCTGTGAGCTTTGGCATCGCACTGTTTTTGACCGAACTGTCGCCGGCCTGGCTCAAGCGCTCGCTCGGCACGGCCATCGAGTTGCTGGCCGCCGTGCCGTCCATCGTCTATGGCATGTGGGGCTTGCTGGTGTTCGGCCCCATCCTGGCCACCTATGTGCAGCAGCCGCTGCAAAACATGTTCAGCGAGGTGCCTTACCTGGGCGCGCTGTTTTCAGGCCCGCCGGTCGGTATCGGCATCTTGTCGGCCGGGATTATTCTGGCTATCATGATCATCCCGTTCATCGCCTCGGTGATGCGCGACGTGTTCGAGGTCACGCCGGTGCTGCTCAAGGAATCGGCCTACGGACTCGGGGCCACGACCTGGGAAGTGGTGTCGAAGGTGGTGCTGCCTTACACCAAGGCCGGCGTCATGGGCGGCATCATGCTGGGGCTGGGGCGTGCGCTGGGTGAAACCATGGCGGTGACGTTTGTCATCGGTAACTTCAACCAGCTCGATTCCCTGAGCCTGTTCCAGGCGGCCAACAGCATCACGTCGGCACTGGCCAACGAGTTTGCCGAAGCCGGTGAAGGCCTGCACCAGGCGTCGCTGATCTACCTGGGTCTGGTCCTGTTCTTCATTACCTTCGTGGTGCTGTCGCTGTCCAAGCTGCTGCTGTCGCAGTTGCAGAAAAATGAAGGAACCAAGTCATGA
- the phoR gene encoding phosphate regulon sensor histidine kinase PhoR — protein sequence MIRRWIAFACCAVVGGAVGWWAGSREGLAWGLLLGAAGWQLMDSFYARRLLNWLRSEQSNETPVLMAGAQPRLPGVWGEAADRVRRLLKNRHQQYSESQARLDEFLSALQASPNGVVLLDDEGRIEWCNQMAAQHFGFDAKRDIQQHIANLVRDPAFNAYMATANFSQEVVIPGNFSTPARPVKLSVHVHCYGKGKKLLLSRDITALEQAEAMRRDFVANVSHEIRTPLTVVSGFIETLQTFPLKKPERDRYLCLMAQQSQRMQTLVDDLLTLSRLEGSPLPGAQEWSATKSLFAQCEQEARALSGVIAPQGHQLVFEPGPACEIAGIQREICSALSNLVTNAVRYTPEAGLIRVSWTLLADGRGEFRVRDSGPGIAPEHLPRLTERFYRVDRSRSRETGGTGLGLAIVKHVAQRHGAQLRIESQVGQGSCFSIIFPAARVRQPVQAA from the coding sequence ATGATCCGGCGCTGGATCGCTTTTGCCTGCTGTGCGGTGGTTGGCGGCGCCGTGGGCTGGTGGGCCGGTTCACGGGAAGGCCTGGCCTGGGGGCTGCTGCTGGGCGCCGCCGGCTGGCAGCTCATGGACAGTTTTTACGCCAGGCGGCTTCTCAACTGGCTGCGGTCGGAGCAGAGCAACGAAACGCCGGTCCTGATGGCGGGCGCGCAGCCCCGCCTGCCCGGTGTCTGGGGCGAGGCCGCCGACCGCGTGCGCCGGCTGCTGAAAAACCGCCACCAGCAGTACAGCGAAAGCCAAGCGCGCCTGGATGAATTCCTGTCCGCCTTGCAGGCTTCGCCCAACGGCGTGGTGCTGCTCGACGACGAGGGCCGCATCGAGTGGTGCAACCAGATGGCGGCGCAGCATTTCGGTTTTGATGCCAAGCGAGACATCCAGCAGCACATCGCCAACCTGGTGCGTGACCCGGCCTTCAATGCCTACATGGCGACGGCTAATTTTTCGCAGGAGGTGGTGATTCCGGGCAATTTCAGCACCCCGGCGCGACCCGTCAAGCTGTCGGTGCATGTGCATTGTTATGGCAAGGGCAAAAAACTCCTGCTCTCTCGCGACATCACCGCGCTGGAGCAGGCCGAAGCCATGCGGCGCGATTTCGTGGCCAATGTGTCGCACGAAATCCGCACGCCCCTGACCGTGGTGTCTGGCTTCATCGAAACCCTGCAAACCTTTCCCTTGAAGAAGCCCGAGCGCGACCGTTACCTCTGCCTGATGGCCCAGCAGTCGCAGCGCATGCAGACCCTGGTGGATGATTTGCTGACGCTGTCGCGCCTGGAAGGCAGTCCGTTGCCCGGCGCTCAGGAGTGGAGCGCGACCAAATCCCTGTTTGCCCAGTGCGAACAGGAAGCCCGGGCGCTTTCCGGCGTGATTGCGCCGCAGGGCCATCAACTGGTGTTCGAGCCCGGCCCGGCCTGTGAAATTGCCGGCATCCAGCGGGAGATCTGCAGTGCTCTGTCCAATCTGGTCACCAATGCAGTGCGTTACACGCCCGAGGCCGGGCTGATTCGCGTCAGCTGGACGCTGCTGGCCGATGGACGCGGCGAGTTCCGCGTCAGGGATTCAGGACCGGGCATTGCGCCCGAGCATCTGCCCCGGCTAACCGAGCGCTTTTACCGGGTGGACCGCAGCCGTTCGCGCGAGACCGGCGGCACCGGCCTGGGGCTGGCGATTGTCAAGCATGTGGCCCAGCGCCACGGGGCGCAACTGCGAATTGAAAGCCAGGTGGGGCAGGGCTCGTGCTTTTCCATCATCTTTCCCGCTGCCCGGGTACGCCAGCCGGTTCAGGCGGCCTGA
- the pstA gene encoding phosphate ABC transporter permease PstA has protein sequence MSAVMQNAAQAARLAKFSRRKRVNQFALVLSLTAMAFGLFWLFWILWETVRLGIGGISLATFTEMTPAPNEEGGIANAIYGSLLMVLLSTFVGTPIGIMAGIYLAEYNTKGLLASITRFVNDILLSAPSIVIGLFVYAIVVSRFHSFSGWAGVLALALIVIPVVIRTTENMLQLIPPGLREAAYALGAPKWKVITSITLRAARSGVVTGILLAVARIAGETAPLLFTALNNQFWTSNLNQPMASLPVTIFKFAMSPYENWQKLAWAGVFIITMAVLGLNILARVLTRKKD, from the coding sequence ATGAGCGCCGTCATGCAAAACGCAGCGCAGGCTGCGCGCCTGGCCAAATTTTCCCGGCGCAAGCGGGTCAATCAGTTCGCGCTGGTGCTGTCGCTGACGGCCATGGCCTTCGGTTTGTTCTGGCTGTTCTGGATCTTGTGGGAAACCGTCAGGCTGGGCATAGGCGGTATCTCGCTGGCGACCTTCACCGAAATGACGCCGGCCCCCAATGAAGAGGGCGGCATTGCCAATGCCATCTACGGCTCGCTGCTGATGGTGCTGCTGTCCACCTTTGTCGGAACACCGATTGGCATCATGGCCGGCATCTACCTGGCCGAGTACAACACCAAGGGGCTTCTCGCTTCCATCACGCGCTTTGTCAACGACATCCTGCTGTCGGCGCCTTCCATCGTGATCGGCCTGTTTGTCTATGCCATCGTGGTGTCGCGCTTTCATTCGTTCTCAGGCTGGGCCGGTGTCCTGGCGCTGGCGCTGATCGTGATTCCGGTGGTGATCCGCACGACCGAGAACATGCTGCAGCTGATTCCGCCGGGCCTGCGCGAAGCTGCCTATGCGCTGGGCGCGCCCAAGTGGAAAGTCATCACCAGCATCACGCTGCGCGCTGCCCGCTCCGGCGTGGTCACCGGCATTTTGCTGGCCGTGGCGCGCATCGCCGGTGAAACCGCGCCGCTGCTGTTCACCGCCCTGAACAACCAGTTCTGGACCTCGAACCTGAACCAGCCGATGGCCAGCCTGCCGGTAACGATCTTCAAGTTCGCCATGAGCCCGTATGAAAACTGGCAGAAACTGGCCTGGGCGGGCGTCTTCATCATCACGATGGCGGTGCTGGGCCTGAATATTCTGGCGCGCGTGCTGACGCGCAAAAAAGACTGA